The following are encoded in a window of Arvicanthis niloticus isolate mArvNil1 chromosome 1, mArvNil1.pat.X, whole genome shotgun sequence genomic DNA:
- the Napsa gene encoding napsin-A, producing MSPPLLLLCLLLLGILEPEGATLIRVPLRRIHLGHRILSPLNGWEHTAELSRTPTSGGNPSFVPLSKFMNAQYFGNIGLGTPPQNFTVVFDTGSSNFWVPSTRCHFFSLACWFHHRFNPKASSSFRPNGTKFAIQYGTGRLSGILSQDNLTIGGIHSAAVTFGEALWEPSLVFVFAHVDGILGLGFPTLAVGGAQPPLDALVEQGLLEKPIFSFYLNRDSEGSDGGELVLGGSDPAHYVPPLTFIPVTIPAYWQIHMERVKVGTGLSLCAQGCGAILDTGTSLITGPTEEIRALNKAIGGFPLLTGQYLIQCSKIPELPPVSFCLGGVWFNLTGQDYVIKILQSDVGLCLLGFQALDIPKPEGPLWILGDVFLGSYVAVFDRGDKNIGPRVGLARARSRATRQAERRATQAQFLRRRPG from the exons ATGTcgccaccactgctgctgctgtgcctgctgctgctgggaaTTTTGGAGCCTGAGGGGGCCACACTGATCCG ggtCCCTCTTCGCCGAATCCACCTTGGACACAGGATCTTAAGCCCACTGAATGGATGGGAACACACAGCAGAGCTTTCTAGGACCCCCACCTCTGGTGGCAACCCCTCCTTTGTGCCTCTCTCCAAGTTCATGAAC GCCCAGTATTTTGGAAACATTGGCTTGGGAACGCCTCCTCAGAATTTCACAGTTGTCTTTGACACGGGTTCTTCTAACTTCTGGGTTCCGTCCACAAGATGTCACTTCTTCAGTTTGGCCTGCT GGTTTCACCATCGTTTTAATCCCAAGGCCTCCAGCTCCTTTCGGCCCAATGGAACCAAGTTTGCCATTCAGTATGGGACGGGGCGACTGAGCGGAATCCTGAGCCAGGACAATCTGACT ATCGGGGGGATCCACAGCGCTGCTGTGACATTTGGAGAGGCTCTGTgggagcccagcctggtctttgTTTTCGCCCACGTCGATGGGATCCTGGGCCTCGGCTTCCCCACTCTGGCTGTGGGCGGAGCTCAGCCTCCGCTGGACGCGCTGGTGGAGCAGGGGCTGCTGGAGAAACCCATCTTCTCCTTTTACCTCAACAG GGATTCCGAAGGGTCTGATGGGGGCGAGCTGGTCCTGGGGGGCTCAGACCCGGCTCACTACGTACCTCCCCTCACCTTCATACCAGTCACCATCCCCGCCTACTGGCAGATCCACATGGAGCG TGTGAAGGTTGGCACAGGGCTGAGTCTCTGTGCCCAGGGCTGTGGTGCCATCCTAGACACAGGCACATCCCTCATCACAGGACCTACTGAGGAGATCCGGGCCTTGAATAAGGCCATTGGGGGATTTCCCCTCCTGACCGGGCAG TACCTCATTCAGTGTTCTAAGATCCCAGAGCTTCCCCCTGTCTCCTTCTGCCTTGGTGGAGTCTGGTTTAACCTCACAGGCCAGGACTATGTCATCAAG ATTCTGCAGAGTGATGTTGGCCTCTGCCTGTTGGGCTTCCAGGCCTTGGACATCCCCAAGCCTGAGGGACCCCTCTGGATCCTCGGGGACGTCTTTTTGGGGTCCTATGTGGCTGTCTTTGACCGAGGGGACAAAAACATCGGCCCGCGTGTGGGACTGGCGCGTGCTCGGTCTCGTGCAACAAGACAGGCAGAAAGAAGGGCTACGCAGGCGCAGTTCCTCAGAAGACGCCCTGGTTAG
- the Kcnc3 gene encoding LOW QUALITY PROTEIN: voltage-gated potassium channel KCNC3 (The sequence of the model RefSeq protein was modified relative to this genomic sequence to represent the inferred CDS: deleted 1 base in 1 codon), translating to MFSSVCVWSFRGRQGTGKQQPQPAPAPQPPESSPPPLPPPPQQQCAQPGTAASPAGAPLSYGPGGRRAEPCPGLPAVAMGRHGGGGGDSGKIVINVGGVRHETYRSTLRTLPGTRLAGLTEPEAAARFDYDPGTDEFFFDRHPGVFAYVLNYYRTGKLHCPADVCGPLFEEELGFWGIDETDVEACCWMTYRQHRDAEEALDSFEAPDSSANANANAGGTHDAGLDDEAGAGGGGLDGAGGELKRLCFQDAGGGAGGPAGGAGGAGGTWWRRWQPRVWALFEDPYSSRAARYVAFASLFFILISITTFCLETHEGFIHISNKTVTQASPIPGAPPENITNVEVETEPFLTYVEGVCVVWFTFEFLMRVTFCPDKVEFLKSSLNIIDCVAILPFYLEVGLSGLSSKAAKDVLGFLRVVRFVRILRIFKLTRHFVGLRVLGHTLRASTNEFLLLIIFLALGVLIFATMIYYAERIGADPDDILGSNHTYFKNIPIGFWWAVVTMTTLGYGDMYPKTWSGMLVGALCALAGVLTIAMPVPVIVNNFGMYYSLAMAKQKLPKKKNKHIPRPPQPGSPNYCKPDPPPPPPPHPHHGSGGISPPPPITPPSMGVTVAGAYPPGPHTHPGLLRGGAGGLGIMGLPPLPAPGEPCPLAQEEVIETNRAGSDLGVLEEGVDPRPNGDPAAAALAHEDCPAIDQPAMSPEDKSPITPGSRGRYSRDRACFLVTDYAPSPDGSIRKATGAPPLPPHAGVSQAPQASCPTSTPTQQPGYPPSGRAPSPPGSCHRLRPRETLGFPLSLPPRLREVPQPEQHCGPERGVLAPRAPRHPPWLSPGHAPSSPDPALHPLALSSPLWGDWG from the exons ATGTTCAGCTCAGTGTGCGTCTGGTCGTTCCGCGGGCGCCAGGGGACCGGCAAGCAGCAGCCTCAGCCGGCGCCAGCGCCGCAGCCGCCTGAGTCCTCACCGCCTCCTCTGCCTCCGCCGCCGCAGCAGCAGTGCGCTCAACCCGGCACCGCCGCCTCCCCGGCGGGTGCCCCGCTTTCCTACGGGCCTGGGGGCCGGCGCGCCGAGCCATGCCCCGGGCTGCCGGCGGTGGCCATGGGGCGgcacggcggcggcggcggcgacagCGGTAAGATCGTGATCAACGTGGGCGGCGTGCGCCATGAGACGTACCGCTCCACGTTGCGCACCCTGCCGGGGACCCGGCTGGCCGGGCTGACCGAGCCCGAGGCGGCCGCACGCTTTGACTACGACCCGGGCACGGACGAGTTCTTCTTCGACCGTCACCCGGGCGTCTTCGCCTACGTGCTCAACTACTACCGCACCGGCAAGCTGCACTGCCCGGCCGACGTGTGCGGGCCGCTCTTCGAGGAGGAGCTGGGCTTCTGGGGCATCGACGAGACGGACGTGGAGGCCTGCTGCTGGATGACCTACCGCCAGCACCGTGACGCCGAGGAGGCACTGGACTCATTCGAGGCCCCGGACTCCTCGGCCAACGCCAACGCCAACGCCGGAGGCACCCACGATGCGGGCCTGGACGACGAGGCGGGCGCAGGAGGCGGCGGCCTGGACGGGGCAGGCGGCGAGCTCAAGCGTCTGTGTTTTCAGGACGCGGGCGGAGGTGCCGGAGGACCTGCCGGGGGCGCGGGCGGCGCGGGCGGCACGTGGTGGAGACGCTGGCAGCCCCGTGTTTGGGCGCTTTTTGAGGACCCCTACTCGTCGCGGGCCGCCAGG TATGTGGCCTTCGCCTCCCTGTTCTTTATCCTCATCTCCATCACCACCTTCTGCCTGGAGACACACGAGGGCTTCATCCACATCAGCAACAAGACGGTGACGCAGGCCTCCCCAATCCCTGGGGCTCCCCCGGAGAATATCACCAATGTGGAGGTGGAGACCGAACCGTTTTTGACCTACGTGGAAGGCGTGTGTGTGGTCTGGTTCACCTTTGAGTTTCTCATGCGGGTCACCTTCTGCCCGGATAAGGTGGAGTTTCTCAAAAGCAGTCTGAACATCATTGACTGCGTGGCCATCCTGCCCTTCTACTTGGAAGTGGGCCTGTCAGGTCTCAGCTCCAAAGCTGCCAAGGACGTGCTGGGCTTCCTGCGAGTCGTCCGCTTTGTTCGCATCCTTCGTATCTTCAAGCTGACCCGTCACTTCGTGGGGCTACGTGTGCTGGGCCACACGCTCCGGGCCAGCACCAACGAGTTCTTGTTACTCATTATCTTCCTGGCTCTGGGGGTTCTCATCTTTGCCACCATGATCTACTATGCTGAGCGCATCGGAGCCGACCCTGACGACATCCTGGGCTCCAACCACACCTACTTCAAAAACATCCCCATCGGCTTCTGGTGGGCTGTGGTTACCATGACCACCCTGGGCTATGGAGACATGTATCCCAAGACATGGTCGGGGATGCTGGTCGGGGCACTGTGTGCCCTGGCTGGTGTGCTGACCATTGCCATGCCCGTGCCCGTCATCGTGAACAATTTCGGCATGTACTATTCACTGGCTATGGCCAAGCAGAAATtgccaaagaagaaaaacaaacatatccCCAGGCCCCCGCAGCCTGGCTCACCCAACTACTGCAAGCCCGATCCCCCGCCTCcgcccccaccacacccccaccaCGGCAGCGGTGGCATCAGCCCGCCTCCGCCCATCACCCCTCCTTCCATGGGGGTGACTGTGGCCGGGGCCTACCCACCTGGACCCCACACGCACCCCGGGCTGCTCAGGGGTGGTGCTGGGGGTCTGGGAATCATGGGGTTGCCTCCTCTGCCAGCCCCTGGCGAGCCCTGCCCACTGGCTCAAGAAGAGGTGATTGAAACCAACAGGGCAG GCAGTGACTTGGGTGTCCTGGAGGAAGGAG TGGACCCTCGTCCCAATGGAGACCCTGCAGCAGCTGCACTGGCCCATGAGGACTGCCCCGCCATTGACCAGCCAGCCATGTCTCCAGAAGACAAGAGCCCGATCACTCCCGGAAGCCGGGGTCGCTACAGCCGGGATCGAGCTTGCTTCCTTGTCACAGACTATGCCCCTTCCCCGGATGGCTCCATCCGAAAAG CCACTGGTGCTCCCCCACTG CCCCCCCATGCTGGCGTAAGCCAGGCCCCCCAAGCTTCTTGCCCGACCTCAACGCCAACGCAGCAGCCTGGATATCCCCCTAGTGGACGAGCCCCTTCCCCCCCAGG CTCTTGTCACCGCCTGAGACCTCGCGAGACCCTCGGGTTCCCCCTGTCCCTTCCCCCCAG GTTACGAGAAGTCCCGCAGCCTGAGCAGCATTGTGGGCCTGAGCGGGGTGTCCTTGCGCCTCGCGCCCCTCGCCACCCCCCCTGGCTCTCCCCGGGCCACGCGCCGAGCTCCCCCGACCCTGCCCTCCATCCTCTAGCGCTGTCCTCCCCTCTGTGGGGGGACTGGGGGTGA